TGGCTATTGATAGAGATGCAAAACGAAGTAAGTATGATCTTAGGATTCATTATTTTTTCAACCAAGAAAATTTAACACTTATTAAGTTAGAAGAATCTACTCTCTTAAATATAAACGTTCCTTTCAATAAATTTATTCCAGATATAAATTTGTATGGTGATTATTTAAAGGATTTTTATGAAAAAAATTTTGGTTATCTAGAGAAAGAAGATAAGGAACTATATAATACTTTTTTTGATTTTATTTTCAATAGGGAAATTCCTGATTTAAATAGTTTGAAAATGAAAAATCCTAATATTGTAATTTCCTCAAATACAGAGACTCAATTTGAACTTTTGAACACAACAATTACATCATTAATGATCTATTCTTCAATATTATCTTCAATTTACACTAATCTTAATAAATTCTCGAATGAAGTTACTTATATCGGTCCTTTTAGAGAAAATCCTGAAAGGGTTTATAGAGACTCGGAGAACAGTTTTAATGATGTTGGGAAAAATGGAGAAAATACTAGTTTGCTTTTACGTCAAGCAGATCAACAAAGAAATAACTTGTTAAGTAAGGTTTCAGATTGGTTTGAGTCATCAATGGGATACACAATTAATATTGATGAAATTGAGAATAGTAATCTTTTCAAAGTGGTAGTTTCATCAGTTGAAGGTAAAAATAAAGATAATTTAATAGATGTAGGGTATGGCATTGCCCAAGTGCTACCAATTGTAACTCAAGTGTTTTTAGATTACAGCTCAAATGATGAAATCAAGAGATATGCCTATAGAATGTCAAGAAAATCAGTTGTAATTATTGAACAGCCTGAGTTACATTTACACCCCGCTGCACAAGCAAACCTTGCAAATTTATTTGTTGATAAAGTTTTATCTGAAGGCAATAGTCAAATGTTAATTGAAACACATAGTGAACACCTAATTAGAAGAATACAAGTTTTAATAGCTGACCCTGATGTGAAAATCAATAATCAGGATGTTGCTTTTTATTATGTTGATAAAAATAATGATGGTTCCTCTTGTGTAAAGAAAATGGATTTGAACGAAAAAGGACAATTTATCGATGAATGGCCATCTGGTTTTTTTGATAAAGGGTATGAACTAAGCAAAGAACTATTAACAATGTCAAAGAAGAGAGGTATCCAAAATAAATGAATCTAGAAGTAACGATATGTCCATCATTACTTGAAAAATGTTTTGATGGTTTTAGTGATGCTTTTCACGAAAATATATTGTTAAAAGAAATAAAAAGAAGGAAAATAGTAATTCATCAGGAAATTGAGGATATTTATGAAGATTACATTAGGCTTAACAGGCCTGAATTATTTGACCTTTATGCTACTTTTGTTAGTTCCATACTTAACAATGAGAATTATTCCAAATTGATAGATGAGTTTAATGAGAATGCGATTGTAAATTCAATTTTTCCTCACAGCAAAAATAATGTTGTCATTTGTAGTATTTGTAATGATACGAAGGATAGAATACTACTAAGTGAGTTGATAAATAGTACTGAAAAGTCAGAATTGGTAAAAAAACTAAATATCAATACTTTTAGTAGTGTAGATATACTAGATGAAAAAAAATCTACAATTTTGAATTTATATAAAATACCTATTTATAAACGTATTCCTCGAGGAGCAAATAGTAGTAATCTTAGTGAATGGCTAGGAAGATTTCTTTTGGAAGAAAAAGAGATAACGATTATAGATAATTACTTATATGAGAACTCTGATAACTTTTATAAATATGTTTTAAGCAAGATAGATGTTTCGGCTA
This DNA window, taken from Paenibacillus kribbensis, encodes the following:
- a CDS encoding DUF3696 domain-containing protein, which encodes MNSFKLFNIKSFSEYAEVELKKINIFVGRNSSGKSSLIRFPVVLSQTFQEDILTPLLLFGKLIDYGNFDDVIYNHKGDNFGFGFGFSSKDIRLGLLNRFYLFKKDIKGLIRNFYKNFDNVDIEIKVKKINKKIIVDSFCLFIDKNLVLAIDRDAKRSKYDLRIHYFFNQENLTLIKLEESTLLNINVPFNKFIPDINLYGDYLKDFYEKNFGYLEKEDKELYNTFFDFIFNREIPDLNSLKMKNPNIVISSNTETQFELLNTTITSLMIYSSILSSIYTNLNKFSNEVTYIGPFRENPERVYRDSENSFNDVGKNGENTSLLLRQADQQRNNLLSKVSDWFESSMGYTINIDEIENSNLFKVVVSSVEGKNKDNLIDVGYGIAQVLPIVTQVFLDYSSNDEIKRYAYRMSRKSVVIIEQPELHLHPAAQANLANLFVDKVLSEGNSQMLIETHSEHLIRRIQVLIADPDVKINNQDVAFYYVDKNNDGSSCVKKMDLNEKGQFIDEWPSGFFDKGYELSKELLTMSKKRGIQNK